One window of Shewanella sp. GD04112 genomic DNA carries:
- a CDS encoding efflux RND transporter periplasmic adaptor subunit, protein MKNNNTFSSLSLAILLSLGINAVASTPLMASSAPVAEQAEPEKGPHRGRMLREGDFALELAIFETGVPPEFRVWTSFEGKPLDPKTVDLSVKLTRLGNVVDDIRFNAQGDFLRGDMEIYEPHSFIVTIEAKYQGKTYRWQYDNFEGRTTIEQAVASAMEIHTGFAGPATLHQTIPAYGTLALPVGTQRAIAARFDGEITQLHVGLGDRVKKGQTLLTVESNESLKPYQIKAPSDGVVSALFANNGEQTLGRQLLTLTDNSHYIAKLAVYPIDYQSVILGAPVTINVEGVEETYQGSISFIEPEVRDDQARIAWVKLADPNRVLTAGSFVNASIEVATIEVPLAVKRVGLQGFRDFTVVFAKVGEQYEVRMLELGRQDGEWVEVLGGLKPGTEYVTDNSYILKADIEKSGASHDH, encoded by the coding sequence ATGAAGAATAACAACACCTTTTCGTCATTGAGTTTGGCGATACTGCTCAGTCTGGGTATTAATGCCGTCGCTTCAACACCTTTAATGGCATCCTCAGCGCCCGTTGCCGAGCAAGCTGAACCCGAAAAAGGGCCGCATCGTGGACGTATGCTGCGTGAGGGCGATTTTGCACTAGAGCTCGCCATTTTTGAAACGGGCGTTCCCCCTGAGTTCCGTGTTTGGACGAGCTTTGAGGGGAAACCGCTCGATCCTAAGACCGTCGATTTGAGTGTGAAATTGACCCGTTTAGGCAATGTGGTGGATGACATTCGCTTTAATGCGCAGGGTGATTTTCTCCGTGGTGATATGGAGATCTATGAACCCCATTCGTTTATCGTCACCATTGAGGCGAAATACCAAGGTAAAACATACCGTTGGCAGTATGACAACTTTGAAGGCCGTACCACTATCGAGCAGGCTGTTGCCAGTGCGATGGAGATTCACACTGGTTTTGCAGGCCCTGCCACATTGCATCAAACCATCCCAGCCTATGGCACATTGGCGCTACCCGTCGGGACGCAACGTGCAATTGCGGCACGTTTTGACGGCGAAATTACCCAGTTACATGTTGGACTGGGTGACAGGGTGAAAAAGGGGCAAACCCTTTTGACTGTAGAAAGTAATGAGAGCTTAAAACCCTATCAAATTAAAGCGCCGTCCGATGGCGTGGTGTCAGCATTGTTCGCCAACAATGGAGAACAAACCCTAGGGCGTCAGTTGTTGACACTGACCGATAACAGTCACTATATCGCTAAGCTTGCTGTGTACCCCATTGATTATCAAAGTGTCATCTTAGGTGCACCTGTCACTATCAACGTCGAGGGTGTGGAGGAAACCTATCAAGGTTCCATTAGCTTTATTGAACCAGAGGTTCGTGACGATCAAGCCCGTATTGCGTGGGTCAAACTTGCCGATCCTAACAGGGTTTTGACTGCGGGCAGTTTTGTAAATGCCAGTATTGAAGTCGCAACCATTGAGGTGCCATTGGCGGTTAAAAGAGTCGGATTACAAGGGTTTCGTGATTTTACCGTCGTCTTTGCTAAGGTCGGAGAGCAGTACGAAGTCCGTATGCTGGAGCTTGGCCGTCAAGACGGTGAGTGGGTCGAAGTGCTTGGTGGCTTAAAGCCTGGTACTGAATACGTGACCGATAATAGCTACATCTTAAAAGCCGACATTGAAAAGTCTGGCGCATCACACGATCACTAG